In the genome of Vicia villosa cultivar HV-30 ecotype Madison, WI linkage group LG7, Vvil1.0, whole genome shotgun sequence, one region contains:
- the LOC131618256 gene encoding auxin-responsive protein SAUR32-like yields the protein MGLVEKSPKSFHLHRQQQLQKQEFKGVPKGFMAIKVGQGEDQQRFVVPVMYFNHPLFIQLLKEAEEEYGFDQKGTITIPCHVEEFRNVRGLIDRGKNLHQHVGCFGL from the coding sequence ATGGGTCTTGTTGAAAAGAGTCCAAAGAGTTTTCATTTGCATAGACAACAACAACTCCAAAAGCAAGAGTTCAAAGGTGTTCCAAAAGGGTTCATGGCAATCAAAGTAGGTCAAGGAGAAGATCAACAAAGGTTTGTTGTTCCTGTTATGTACTTCAATCATCCTCTTTTCATTCAACTATTGAAAGAGGCAGAAGAAGAATATGGATTTGATCAAAAAGGAACTATCACTATTCCTTGTCATGTTGAAGAATTCAGAAACGTTCGTGGTTTGATTGATAGAGGCAAAAATCTTCACCAACATGTTGGTTGTTTTGGTTTATGA
- the LOC131619978 gene encoding uncharacterized protein LOC131619978, which yields MCFHKKWRKWIAECLKSARVSILVNDSPTNEFRMERGLRQGDPLSPFLFLIAAEGFSMLMKKAVECGEFIWYKIEKGTDRFTHLQYVDDTLIIGDKRWSNIRIIKANLLMFEVMSRLKVNFNKSKIVGINIHDRWLEEASKILNCQKGFIPFIYLGLPIGDNPNKINTWWPVIETVRSRLLRWKNRYISFDGRVVLIKSVFHALSVYFLSFFEAPTGKWKWKIKSERHRLWLKALKNRYGEEEVMRGMASSKDSNWWKKLCKVSGNKFASGYAFPLLCTEKVWSILFNLKE from the exons ATGTGTTTTCATAAAAAATGGAGAAAGTGGATTGCAGAATGCTTAAAATCAGCAAGGGTCTCCATTCTAGTTAACGACAGCCCGACTAACGAATTCAGGATGGAGAGAGGACTTCGGCAAGGTGATCCGTTGTCACCATTCCTATTCCTCATAGCTGCTGAAGGATTTAGTATGCTAATGAAAAAGGCGGTTGAATGCGGTGAATTCATTTGGTACAAAATCGAGAAAGGAACTGATCGATTCACACATCTGCAATATGTTGATGATACCTTGATTATTGGGGATAAAAGGTGGTCAAACATTCGAATTATTAAGGCGAATCTTTTGATGTTCGAAGTAATGTCAAGACTAAAGGTTAATTTCAACAAGAGCAAGATAGTAGGGATAAACATCCATGATAGATGGCTTGAAGAGGCATCAAAGATCCTAAACTGTCAAAAAGGCTTCATTCCCTTTATTTATCTAGGCCTTCCCATTGGTGATAACCCAAACAAAATTAATACATGGTGGCCTGTTATAGAGACTGTGAGATCCAGACTCTTGAGATGGAAAAATCGTTATATTTCTTTCGATGGTCGTGTAGTCCTTATCAAATCAGTCTTCCATGCTCTTTCGGTCTACTTCCTCTCGTTCTTCGAAGCCCCGACAG GAAAGTGGAAATGGAAAATCAAATCGGAAAGGCACAGGCTATGGTTAAAGGCGTTGAAGAATAGATATGGGGAGGAAGAGGTCATGAGGGGCATGGCTAGTAGTAAAGATTCAAATTGGTGGAAAAAGTTGTGCAAG GTATCTGGAAATAAGTTTGCAAGTGGTTACGCATTTCCACTGCTTTGCACAGAGAAAGTATGGAGCATTTTGTTCAATTTGAAG GAATAA